CGGTAATAGATAGTATAGATAATGCTATTGCTATATGAAAACATCAAAAGCAGTAAGATACAACGAAATAAAGCAAGTAATAAATCAAATACATGAATCTAGGCACCAATATTTCACACTCTTAGAAGAAATTAGAAATAATAAGTATGCCTTTCCAGTAATAATGGGAATTGCTACCTTAAGTGAAGTTAAGAGGATGTTATATAACGATTTATTTGAAGTTAATAAACTTGCTGATTTTAAACTACAAAAACAAGTGTATGAACTTATTTTTAGGAAATAATGATTGTTGAAAAATGAAAATAGTGAGTTATTAATTATGAATTAAAGTTATTGGTAACTTTAAGTAGAGATTGAGTGATGCATTTACTATTAAGGGGCGTACTAGATCACGCTGAGACTAAAAAGGCACGTAGTTATTGGTAACTTTAAGTAGAAAATGAGTGATACATTTACTATTAAATTTAAAGGCGTACTAGATCACGCTGAGACTAAAAAGGCGTTAGAAAAAGATATTTCCAAAATGGAGAAGTATCTAAAGCCCGCTCGAACTAGTCTGGGTAGTACTAAAGATATCATTAAGAGTAATTTAAGTGATAAAAAGCGTGAGCTCTCTAAACAAAAAAAATATGAGGCTTTAAGGGAAAAAACAGAAAAATTTAAGCTGGCTGAGACTAAAAAATTAATGAGTCAAGGTAAAAGTTTCGCTAAAGCTAGAAAAGAGGCATTTAGACGCTCACAAATGTCTGATGATGATTTAAGGAAGTTAGAATACAAAAAACTAAAAAAAGACGAGCATAGTGCACGGTTTAAAAAAGGTTTTGGTTTTGTTACAAAAGTTGCAATGGGAACCGCTATTGGAAATGTGGTATCTGGGGCACTTAATAAGGGCGTAAGTGGCGTTATGGATTTTGCTAAAAAGTCCGTTGAAATGCGTTCACAAATTGCAAGACAAGCAAGGCTTTCATCTAAAATGTTTACTACAGCTGAGCGTAGTAGTATTGAAGGAATGCTTAAAGGTAGGGGTTTTGAAAAGCAATTAGACAAAGAAGACTTTATTACAAAAAGTGCATTAATTAAATCCGAACTTAAACAATTGGGTATAACAGATCAAAAATCGATTGTTGATGCTGTACAGACTGCAGTTGATATTAAAAAGAGTGGGCTCTTAGGTGAAGGCACAGATGAATCAATAAGTGCGGTTGTTGAACTACTTAAGGGTAATGCTGGAGTTTTATTTGATACTATGCATCGACTAGAGGGTATTGGTGATAAGTATAATGATTTTCAAGCAAGAAATTTTGAAAATGTGGCAAAGTATGACGTGCTTGCAAGACTTGCTACACTTAGGGAAATTAAAAAAGACGTAACATCTGCTGATTTATCTGGGTATGCTACAGTTGCTGACAAGAGTGAGGGGAGTATGACTAGAATTGAGGATAATTTAGGGAAGTTGACTTCTAGACTCCTAGAGCCAGCAATTAAGCTTGTTGATAAATTATTAGTATGGATTGAAAACTTTAGTATTGAAAAAAGTATTATTTCTCCTATTAAAAATATATTTAGTATAG
This is a stretch of genomic DNA from Candidatus Borreliella tachyglossi. It encodes these proteins:
- a CDS encoding DUF1322 family protein — protein: MKTSKAVRYNEIKQVINQIHESRHQYFTLLEEIRNNKYAFPVIMGIATLSEVKRMLYNDLFEVNKLADFKLQKQVYELIFRK
- a CDS encoding DUF759 family protein gives rise to the protein MSDTFTIKFKGVLDHAETKKALEKDISKMEKYLKPARTSLGSTKDIIKSNLSDKKRELSKQKKYEALREKTEKFKLAETKKLMSQGKSFAKARKEAFRRSQMSDDDLRKLEYKKLKKDEHSARFKKGFGFVTKVAMGTAIGNVVSGALNKGVSGVMDFAKKSVEMRSQIARQARLSSKMFTTAERSSIEGMLKGRGFEKQLDKEDFITKSALIKSELKQLGITDQKSIVDAVQTAVDIKKSGLLGEGTDESISAVVELLKGNAGVLFDTMHRLEGIGDKYNDFQARNFENVAKYDVLARLATLREIKKDVTSADLSGYATVADKSEGSMTRIEDNLGKLTSRLLEPAIKLVDKLLVWIENFSIEKSIISPIKNIFSIDTLIARLKSILPSWMGGDSGASLGELNKRREASEDGSSKQP